A single window of Nicotiana sylvestris chromosome 3, ASM39365v2, whole genome shotgun sequence DNA harbors:
- the LOC138887598 gene encoding uncharacterized protein, which translates to MVGENVLLKFLPMKDIMRFGKKGKLSPNFIGPFEVLRLVGEVSYELSFPPSLSGVHSIFLVSILRKYHAERSHVLDFIMVQLDESLGYEEYLVAIVYRQAHQLRSKKISAVKVH; encoded by the coding sequence atggtgggcgaGAATGTCCTCTTGAAATTCTTGCCAATGAAGGATatcatgaggttcggaaagaaaggaaagctaagtccaaactttattggcccatttgaggtgttgaggctagttggggaggtttcttatgagctttcTTTTCCTCCCAGCCTATCAGGAGTTCATTCGATTTTCCTTGTGTCTATTCTCCGGAAGTACCATGCTGAAAGGtcacatgtgttagatttcatcatggttcagctagatgagagcttgggttatgaAGAGTATCTAGTTGCTATTGTGTACAGGCAGGCTCACCAGTTGAGGTCTAAGAAGATTTCTGCAGTAAAGGTCCATTAG